A portion of the Chaetodon trifascialis isolate fChaTrf1 chromosome 7, fChaTrf1.hap1, whole genome shotgun sequence genome contains these proteins:
- the LOC139333894 gene encoding CCN family member 3-like, with protein sequence MTNLSERALFFFFFTAQVFTLAWSQVCPRRCQCPAKPPMCLPGVPLILDDCACCLVCARQKGQACSEMNPCDTRKGLQCEYTTSIHKRTGICAAHGGDACVLDGSVYQNGQIFFPTCKYQCVCRDGQIACVPLCNVDVMLPGPDCPMPRRVQVPGECCEKWVCEPQAEASALGGFAMAAYRREETVRFDGWDPSLNCIEQTTEWGACSQTCGMGLSTRVTNKNRRCEMVKQSRLCMIRPCDDQQDQIQLTQLAPKRGSKCQRMVRSDTAVHLSYKNCTSVQAYRPRYCGSCTDGRCCTPHRTKTALLEFQCANGRTTRRPVMVILTCACHSNCPRDNAVWQPSELGYSGMRL encoded by the exons ATGACCAATCTGTCAGAGagagctctttttttcttcttcttcacagcACAG GTGTTTACACTGGCATGGTCCCAGGTGTGTCCTCGCAGATGCCAGTGCCCTGCCAAGCCCCCCATGTGCCTCCCCGGGGTGCCCCTGATCCTGGACGACTGCGCCTGCTGCCTGGTGTGTGCCCGTCAGAAAGGACAGGCCTGCTCTGAAATGAACCCCTGTGACACGCGTAAAGGGCTGCAGTGTGAATACACAACCAGCATCCACAAGAGGACTGGGATCTGTGCCG CTCATGGGGGAGATGCGTGTGTTTTGGATGGTTCTGTCTATCAGAACGGCCAAATCTTCTTCCCCACCTGCAAGTACCAGTGTGTGTGCCGCGATGGGCAGATCGCCTGTGTGCCACTCTGCAACGTGGACGTGATGCTGCCTGGGCCGGACTGCCCCATGCCACGCAGGGTCCAGGTGCCCGGGGAGTGCTGTGAGAAGTGGGTGTGTGAGCCCCAGGCTGAGGCCAGTGCTCTGGGTGGCTTCGCCATGGCGG CCTATCGTCGGGAGGAAACAGTGAGGTTTGACGGCTGGGACCCCAGCCTGAACTGCATTGAGCAGACCACGGAGTGGGGCGCCTGCTCTCAAACCTGTGGCATGGGGCTGTCCACCAGGGTCACCAATAAGAACCGTCGCTGTGAGATGGTGAAGCAGAGCCGACTGTGCATGATCAGACCCTGTGACGACCAGCAGGACCAGATCCAGCTGACACAGCTTGCACCAAAG AGAGGCAGTAAGTGCCAGAGGATGGTGAGGAGTGACACAGCCGTCCACCTCTCCTACAAGAACTGCACCAGCGTCCAGGCCTACAGGCCTCGCTACTGCGGCTCCTGCACAGATGGTCGCTGCTGCACCCCCCACAGAACCAAGACCGCCCTGCTGGAGTTCCAGTGTGCCAACGGCAGAACCACCAGGAGGCCAGTCATGGTGATCCTGACCTGTGCCTGCCACAGCAACTGCCCCCGAGACAACGCCGTGTGGCAGCCATCAGAGCTGGGATACAGTGGCATGAGGTTATAG
- the LOC139333891 gene encoding secretagogin-like, whose product MDTDFDNLDAAGFLEIWQHFDADDNGYIEGKELDEFFRHMMKRLGPQEKVTEERVQRLKQRFMSAYDATADGKLQIQELANMILPEDENFLLVFRREALLDNSVDFMKIWRNYDVDCSGYISAQELKAFLKDLFQQHQKEVSSDKLEEYTDTMMKIFDKNKDGCLDLNDLARILALEENFLLQFQMDACSKDERKRDFDKIFAHYDVSKTGALEGPEVDGFVKDMMGLVRPNISGPELDKLRAVLLRHCDVNKDGKIQRNELALCLGVRPKP is encoded by the exons ATGGACACTGATTTTGACAACCTGGATGCAGCTGGTTTCCTGGAAATCTGGCAACACTTTGATGCAGATG ATAATGGCTACATTGAGGGAAAAGAGCTGGATGAGTTTTTCCGTCACATGATGAAGAGACTGGGTCCACAG GAGAAAGTGACTGAAGAGAGGGTCCAGAGACTGAAGCAAAGGTTTATGTCTGCCTATGATGCCACTGCTGATGGAAAACTACAGATTCAGGAG TTGGCCAACATGATCCTCCCTGAAGATGAGAACTTCCTGTTAGTTTTCCGCAGGGAAGCTCTTCTGGACAACAGCGTTGACTTCATGAAG ATATGGAGGAATTATGATGTCGACTGCAGCGGCTACATATCAGCTCAGGAGCTCAAG GCTTTCCTGAAAGACCTGTTCCAACAGCATCAAAAGGAAGTGTCATCTGACAAGCTGGAGGAGTACACAGACACAATG ATGAAAAtctttgacaaaaacaaggatggCTGTTTGGATTTGAACGACTTGGCCAG GATCTTGGCTTTGGAAGAGAATTTCCTGCTCCAGTTCCAGATGGAT GCCTGCAGCAAAgacgagagaaagagagactttGACAAGATCTTTGCCCATTATGATGTT AGCAAGACAGGAGCGCTGGAGGGTCCTGAGGTGGACGGTTTCGTCAAAGACATGATGGGGCTGGTCAGG CCCAACATCTCGGGTCCTGAGCTGGACAAGCTGCGAGCCGTTCTGCTGCGTCACTGTGACGTCAACAAGGATGGGAAGATCCAGAGAAATGAGCTAGCTCTGTGTCTGGGAGTCAGACCTAAACCTTAG